The nucleotide sequence tatttttggtttgtaaataaaatacataaaatatgcatttaatacattttaatatttatttaatctttgtttaatacataataaataaaatttattttttttcatttgtaacgactggataaattttttaattactaatttaatttttttaattatttaacgattttatatttaatttaaatttaattttttaattatttatttaatttttttattaattagcgacgaaatattccgttgctaaaaaataaaaataaattaaattaaaaatacaaaattcagcGACTGGGCaacacccatcgctaaaaaaataaaaataaaaaatacaaatttagcgacggggcacACCTGTcgctaataaaaaataaaaaataaaaataaaataaaattcagcGATGGGGcaacacccgtcgctaaaaaataaaaataaaaaatataaatttagcaacgggggcacacccgtcgctaaaaaataaaaaaccaaaaaaatcaaaataaaaaattcaacgaCGGGAcaacacccgtcgctaaaaaataaaaataaaaaataaaaaataaaaaatgcaaatttagcgacgggtgcgcacccgtctctaaaaaataaaaaataaaaataaagaattcaGCGAcgccgtcgctaaaaaataaaaataaaaaatgcaaatttagcgactggtcgctaaaaaataaaaaataaaaaaaataaaaatcaaaaattcatgGACGGGGCAGcctcctgtcgctaaaaaataaaaataaaaaaataaaaaataaaaatttagcgacgagggcacacccgtcgctaaaaaataaaaaattcagtgACAGGGCAACcctattgctaaaaaataaaaaataaaaaataaattaaataaaaatgcaaaatttagcgacagggtaaccccgtcgctaaaaaataaaaaataaaataaaataatttaattatttagcgatagaatattccgtcgctaaatttaaaaaaaataaaaaaattggcgACGAAATATTCCGTCACAAATCtaaattttcgtctctaattaggGACGGAAAAATTCTATCTCttaatccgtcactaaaatacaggattttttgtagtgattcaTCGCTTCTGATTCCAGGTCATCGTTTATTGCCAAAGATGTCCCAAAGCCTAGTGATTGGTACGGTCGTTCCTTGCTGAAGATCCCCCGAAGTCGATCGCCGCCATCGCTCTTCAGGTTGCTACCAGTCAacctctccccctctctctctctatctctctatttgtaacacccgagaataattttgaagataaaaatgatatttgataaagggcataattagaattttgagaaaaataagactatagggcacactaacacagctttagacgaccgaattagtcagagggagaacctcggaccctagatagtcaaggaaaatggtatagtatcgatgagaaattaaaattatgatttttagtaataaaagaaatgacatcgggaatagttttcggcaCAGcaaaaaatacagctgccaattaggccgtattaccgaattgttgtaAACGACggccaaaaagtcaacggagagtgccaaggactagtattcgatgtatagaacaacccttaagtggtttcaggttgaatcgagtggatttgaggtcaaataaatcagtcgggcctaaatgtaatttccaaaaattgcccgagggaggtctaaatggaaatttttcaaaagtttcaagggagaaatgagaagtgctaatcttgagggtcttagtgagggtgttagaaagatcaggggcttgaggttaagggccaaaatgcaaaagaaaaatttcagggggctaaagtgtaattttcagaaaattgctCAGagatggcagatctggccgagattttggccgaAAAATCTGGCCATTTGGACAGCCTAGGACCGTCAGGGAATGGCCTAGGGTGGCctaggaggcgtggggaagaaggcTTGGTCgaaaatcggccacgtgggggttatttttggctataaataccGAAGGTATTCGGCCGAGAATGAAGCACCAAATCGAGCtcgtttttgaatgatttttggagctttgatagagggcttttggtctctaggcatcaaggatcattttggaagtattttgaagcattttggtgagcgTTTGAGGGGGTTTCGAGTTTGGCCGAGGGTTTGAGGCGGTCCGCCTAGCCGGACCTATAACAGGCCATTTAGGCCATTTTttggtggcctttcggcctgatttttgtGGCATCGTGATCCATTCTCAAAGAGCTTTCGAACGGCACCAGGTTTCATGGCCATCGGAGCAACTGCCGGCGACCGGCTAGAGgtagaagacggtggcgcgtgactgccacgcgccAGCAAATTTTGTCCAGCCACTCGCCCgcgcgtgagggcacgtgaggCCTCaggtaattttgaaatttttcatttattttaataaaaataaaataaaaattatggtggaagaaaattttgaaaaatgttgaagaaaatggtcattttgaaattttcaaggtAAATAAGGCTTATGACAAATAGGAGGAGATAttgaaaaatttttagaaaattccagaagttaggaaatatttatttatgaattgttatgaaGAGAAATCGAGGAAAAATCTTGAGTAggcatttattagaattttttaggagaaatataaagaaaataggaagaaattatggaaaaattgaaaaaatagatattgatatgattttgaacAAACGTGATGactagggtatcgttgaagcTCGAGGTTGAAGTATAAGAGCGTCGGGCGCAAGAATCGAGgtcaggcacgcaaatcgaggcgggcacgcaaatcgaggctaCTCGCGCTCTTCAAGAAAGTTGAGTTACAAgatgagtgttcgcccccaaactTTGTTTGCCTTGTGAGTAGTTCTACCCGAAAGGACcttgagtgacatgtgaatggtttactgtgaatgttcatccctatggcttggtttattatggttgtccaaacaattatttacacatgtattgaatttcgtacagtaaattgcatatattgagatgttgattttatgcatgttatgatttttcggcattggcttgttttgtgtcgtccatgtgggacgtggggttgttaacctgtgacgtagtccagagtgacagcactcgagatgcgtacctaggattaatgctgggtgacccacttgggacagggctgagacggacttcaccctatgggacccaagtggcggggctgagagtggacaccaccccggttgttggctcaagtggcggggttgcgagtggacaccaccccaggttcctttgagtaatagcattaatgccgaggtgacgtcgattccgaggatagtgctgatgtgacactcttggggctagggttgcgttgggttttggaatgcttttgagttgagcgtaaagcctaataatgacaatggggtgattcccgggttcatatgtcgatgttgtccctcttaagcaggattgttttgccaatgggccgaagtgattgtgtcgcctttagagagattgcattttccccggttagggttaagtgctatgtgggattctcttaggttggtgcatgtcgggatttatcgattttgtatatgattttcatatctgcatgaaaacgtttttgaactcacttagatgattcagcatctaaattggactatgtctctggaatattcaaacgttccaggtgaatgcagtagcgccaagggaaagaatatcatcgagatgtagcggctatgtttagttttcgtaggttttatccatgattacgatgttcaaaggttatgtaatattttgatattttcatgtgaaacattgatttgattattgtaaaaggaattgtcggttaagGGAATTGTCGGTTAAatattattgaggtttcgatcttgcttccgctgatgtgattgatattacctgtcttagtctattaattcttaaattttgatatgctaagaaggtacgatcgggattgtcagAAAATGATTATGAagagggtatgtatatcgagggacttatgttgtgtgtttgatgttgaaaaaaaaaaaaatttccccgaaatctcgagttaacgcacgcttggggaaaagtggggcgttacactatTCATTACTGATTGTGTTTGGATTTGAATTTGTGTTCTGTGTGTGTTCATTATTGATTGGATTTAGATTTGTATGTGCTCTTTGTGTGGGTTCATTactatttgaattttgatttgtaTGTATCTATGATGTTCTTTGTTTGGTTTAAggatttgtatgtgtttgtgtttggatTTGTATCTATGTTATCTGTGTTTTTgtttagtattttaattttaatgtatttaatCTATTATTGTCTTATGATTTgaattctctttttaatttgtttgaatgcattttaaattttatgtttatatttgtttaaatgcattattgaatttatgtttatttgtattatatttaaattattttgtataattttatatattacaaattatatttacaaaaaaacccctatattttctaaatttatagtTTACCCCACGTtttcatttcttacatttttttaaaaaatcccTTTTCAGAGTTTCTGTTTCATTTCGGAAACatatcattttttgttttcgtGCAATCTAGCCATTATTCACAAAAACCCAAAATTCAAAGCGCAAAATGCATGAAAATGGCATAAAACTGAAAATGCAAAAGTGTGAGAACAATCTAGGAACCATCATGCACGAAAACCTAGAATCAAAAGCTCAAAATGCTTGAAAACAGTATGAAAATTGAAACTCAAAAGTGTGAGAATGATCTAAGACATTGAATGTACATTATTAAGATATGGAATGAGCTACACAAACCAATGCTTCAGACATGCAATGAGCTACACAAACCAATGCttcgaaaaaaaaaagtctaggGCTCATTGTGATACATGCAATACTAAGAATTGCATGACCCCGCATGAAAAACCTTACAGCCTATGGTTAAACCTGTCCTAGTTTAACTCCGCTCAAGATTACCTTAGTCTTAGTTAGAAGCTCGAAGACCTAAAAGACCCAACATGAAAAACCTTAGAGCTTATGGTTAAACCCTGATCTAATTTTACATGGCTCAAGATCACTTTGGTCTCAAGAGAGTTTATGACATCTAAGGGTCACTTGCATTTCTATCAAACTAATGGGTCAAAGAACCACGGACTCGCCCTAAATACACGGGGTTATctagtaaataaaaaatacaaaaatcctTTGACAAAACAAATTCTCTCAAAGGATTAGGAAACAAGCATAATACCCATCTCTTGAGAAAAAAATGCAGTGTAAGTGTTAAGCTAAGTAAACCATAAATGTCTTTGACTGATTTATAATTCAAATGCTAAAATATGAATTAGACACTCaaagttttattattaaattgtgTGTCAAAGAAATTCTATACGTTATATGTGTTACAAACACATTATTTAAAGCAACAAATACAAATCTATAATTAAAAGTGCAAAAAGCGTGAGAATAGGTTAAAAATTTGAAACGCAAAGCGCAAGAATGATATGGGCAAACCTAGCATTGAAAGCAAAAAAATGCATGAAAACGATCTAGGGATCATCATTTGAAATACTATCGAAACAAATAGGGGTCATGCAATATAAATTTCTATTAAACTAGTGGGTTATAGAAAATAAAGACCCATTAAAATTAAacagtataaaaatattttaacagaATAAAGTCCTCCCAAAGGATTGAGGAGCAAACCATaactcaagaagggaaagaCACAATTagaaagtaagaaaaaaaatgggaagccagaagatgaagaagaaaattattttattgcaGAGAAATAGTATAtggagataataaaaaaaagaaaaagtacatcatcaaaaaataaaaagaaaaaaccttaAAATTTACTTAGTTGGGCTGGGAGGAACCTTCACCGAGGACATGGAAGAGAGGGCAAGAGCTCAAAAATTGGACTACCATATCAACATTATGGCTTATACCTTGAAGAGTAACTAAGATCTCAATAACTAACTCGAATCCTTAGCATCCAAATCCTTGAGAATGTTGATCACCTCAGGGTTCCCTCGGTCATTTGAATAAGGCTCCAAACAACTAGTGAGGTTCTCCAAGTCATCAACTAGGCTAGAATGGCGATAAGCTTTCAGACTCTCAAAACTTCGAATTGTAATGATGCCAACTTGGAACACTAAAATATGTAACTTTAGGTTGGGATGGATCAATCTTGTAAAATGACTTGAATATGGGCAATTTCTTGATATTCAGGCAAGAAAGAAACAGTGCTCAGTATAATAGCACTTGATCCAACTCCTTGTGAGAAAGAATTTTAGCCTTTGCTTGTCAAAAATAAGCCATAAAGCTGGATAAACACTCGAGAAACGAAAGGAAACTCTATAAAATGTGCACCATAGTATTTTATTGACACCATATACTCAACCCCGAAATCTTTGACCTTACAGAGTTTACTAGCTCTTGACAAGTACTAAAGGGTAAGAAAATCTAAGGCTGGCAACCGAAAAAAAATTGACCACATAGGAACTCTTATTTCATAATCCTCGAGGAAAAGATATAGCATGCCAGCCCTTGTAAGTCTTGCTCCCAAAAGCAAGATCTATTACCAAGAATCAATTGTATCTCTTGAGAAGCAACAATTATACTAGTTTGCTTCACTCACATCATCTtataaaaaagtaaacaaaGGCTACTTTTCTATCTAGGAAACCCagagaaaagaatgaaaagtAATTGATGTGTATATAGACCAAGCCCAATTAAATAAACCTAGTGAGAGACCTAAAAGAAAATCATGAGAAAAACCCAAAAGAAAACtcttaaggaaaaaataattggaATCAAAAGGACCCACCAAATGAAATATACATTGGCTTAATCACGAAGCCTACAAaggataaatttaaaaacttaagatAAAGTATAAGGGTCAAAACAGATGAGAAAGCTATTAAAGGTCCATGAGACTCTAATAAGAGAAATCTTTAGGAGACCTTTCTAAGAAACTCCCAATAAAAGGAAGGTCCGAGAGATTTGATAGTCTCCTAGAGACATATCTCACAATGTTCCTATAACAACAAAAACACAACCAAATAActtcaaaatcatatttgaAAATTGTGTTAATGGATGAAGATGAGCcaaatttatgttaatcttGAAATATTACAAATGACTATCacaaatttctttaattcttatataaataaatgagcaCTCGTTCTTAAAAGGTAAATCGCTAAAACTCATGAAAAAAGCTTTACTAACTTTTCTAAGTGTAAGAATTTGACTTAAATATCAAAGTATTTGGACAAACAATACCCCTGCGCTTTCTAATTATGCAAAGACTAAATGGATTAAACACatattttctaataaataaatttaatattgtatCGAGATAACAAGAATTATATTAACTTGGTAACGTTTGTTGGATGAAATATGGATGGAATAGACGATTGAATGCTTTTCTCATATCTTCCATAATGCACAGATTATtgctgctcttcttcttcttcttctaacacACACTAATAATTGAACAAAATATGGGGATTGAATGTTGCTCAAACTGTTCATCTCTATCATCATCTTGTCTctgttaaattattaattaataaaaattgtagggcgagtaaaatttttattccTAATTATTATTGATCCTCTTTTCTAAATTAgcttacattttaattttgatataataaCCCTAAAAACGTAATAATCTAACAAAAGCTTAAAACTGAGTTTATTTGAGACTGAATTTTTACATCTATAGAATTTTCACAACATTAataatctttgtttttttttcttttttcttttttcttttttctttttggtcttttttgcaaatgaaataatcaaaaaCAGTTCCCCGAAAACTGAAATGAAAGCAACAGCGCCACTGATATCCATAGAGCACAACAATGGCCGCCGGCGGAGCCAGCAGGAACGCCGCGGCCAACTCGGCCACTAAGCAGAGAACCAAACGCCGGAGAAATCCCCTTCCCGACCACCATCACCCCCACGACCTCTCTCAACTCATACCCCTCGccgcctccgccgccgccgccgcccacTCCTTCCTCACACAACACGACCTCCACCTCCTTCCCTCTCAAACCCTAGCCATCGAATCTTTAATCTCCTCcgcctccctctctctctcaaccctcttctctctcctcaATAAACCTCGGCCGCCGCTACCTCTGCCTCCCGCTCCCGCATCCGCACCGCCCTGCTGGTTCCATCGCTTCCTCTCCGCCACCGGCGCCACTGACTACGATGCCCGATGGGCCGAAGCGTTTCGAATGTCGAAAGCTTCGTTCACGCTCCTTCTCAGACTCCTCACCCCCTCGCTCGGCTGCCTCTCGCCGATTCCGCCGAACTACGCGCTCGGTGCCGCCCTTTTCCGGCTGGTCCACGCCGCCTCGTACAAGGCCGTCGCCCGCCGCTTCATGCTTGACTCGGCCACCGCCTGCCGCGCATTTTACATGGTATGCAAGGCGATCACTGataaattgggtaatttatTCGAGTTTAGAACCGATATCAACCGAATTGTGGTAGGATTTGGGTGGATTTCGCTTCCCAATTGTTGTGGCGTTTTAGGGCTTGACCAATTTCAAATTGAAGGTGAGGCTTTGGGGGGAAATGGAGCTTTGTTGGTTCAGGCATTGGTGGATTCAGAGGGAAGGTTCTTAGACGTGTCAGCCGGTTGGCCAAGTTCAATGAAACCCGAAGCAATCCTCCACCAATCGAAACTGTTTTCGGGCATTGAGGAATCCAGGGAGTTGTTGAATGGGCCAGCTTTTGAGCTCAGTGCTGGCAATTCAATCCCCCAATACATTTTGGGGGACTATTGTTTCCCTCTCTTGCCATGGTTGCTTACTCCTTATGCTAAATCAGATAGTGATAATGTGTGGAATTCCTCAGAAATGGCATTCAATTCTGTTCATAGCCGCGGAATGGAGCTGGTTGGGATGGCATTTGGGCAACTTAGGGGGAGATGGAAGCTCCTATCAAAGAGGTGGAAGGAGCAATGCCTTGAGTCTTTCCCTTTTGTCATTGTGACATGTTGTTTGCTGCACAATTTCCTTATCAAGTGTAGCGAGGCGCTGCCTGAGGAGAATTTGGAATACTTGGGGGACCATCAACTTCCCTCGTTTGAAGGAGAGGCGGATGAGAATGGGAAGAGGATTAGGGATGTGCTTGCTGCACACTTGAACCGAGTAAGTCAAAGAACATAACtttgtatttgtatattttgctGGGAGGTCCTTTGCTCTTCCTTTAATGGCGAACTTAATGGTACTTTTGTACTTCCAAGTAAATCTGGATGAGTTGGAgttcatttctatttttgcttcttttatTTGTATAGTTCTTCAATTTAAGCAGGTGTTTTtatgcttgatttcttcaaaggCTTTGAGATTTTACCTGAAAAATATGTTATTTGGTCAATTGGCCTAAAACTGAAAGAAGGTGAAGAACCTCAAACtgtaaaaaaaactttttttagCAACTATGGCATCTGACTACggattttattttaagaatatggAGGAAGGGCAGTGaaccaaataattaatttgcttATTGTATGGTCTGAATTTCTGAAGTGATTTGTCAGTGATATCGTCGAGGTGAGTGGATGAAATAGAGCAAATTTATAGCAAACGAGAGAGAGGATGACTAAATAAAACTTTGGTAAGAAATCCGTAAACATgacataagatataataattatactgAAGATGTAACTATGGATAGAGATGACTGGAGATCTAGACTTCATATAGTATGCTCTGCATAATGGAGTTAGGGtttgtgattattgttgttgtatttgtcagtgacattttttttttttttgtatatgtttGTGCGTTGAGTATAGAACTGGGAGCCACTCACATGCTGATTCAACTCAATTTCAATCACTTGTATAACTGGGGAACAAATTGATCTCAGGTGCATGGAGGTATATATCCATTCCTCTCTTTCTTGTTAGATACCCCTTTCCTTCTTGGTGTTTTAAGGTGGAAATGGATTTGCTAAAGATTAGCACTGAAATTTTATGACCTCTGTGtgtcatctcatctcatcttcttcaaaaacaaaaaggagaaGAATTTATGTTGTTTGATCCAAtgaattttattcttgttgtcaCTTACCTAACCCAACCCTTCTCATTTATTCGGCCTTGGGACCAGCTATCGGCTGTGATAGGTTGGCTCTTCTACAACAACAATACACTAAGCCTTTATCCCGCTATGGTTTGGCTCTTCTACATTGCTAAGAACATTATGTGTTGCCATTCAAATTTGAGGGATAATGTGATCCGTTCCTGGAGGAACACCCTGGATTTGATTGGATATTTTTACTGAGGATAGAAGTTTCtccttgaaaataattttagctAGATTGCCTTTCTTATAGATGGCACAGAGCCAGGAACAGCCACAACGCTAGCCTCTTCTTTAACCATTTTTGTCCTTACTTATGCTTCAGTACCgtaataaagaagaaaaacaagccGCTGATCTTGACATGCTTTGAGGGTGACTCTTGCG is from Diospyros lotus cultivar Yz01 chromosome 2, ASM1463336v1, whole genome shotgun sequence and encodes:
- the LOC127794037 gene encoding protein ANTAGONIST OF LIKE HETEROCHROMATIN PROTEIN 1 isoform X2 encodes the protein MAAGGASRNAAANSATKQRTKRRRNPLPDHHHPHDLSQLIPLAASAAAAAHSFLTQHDLHLLPSQTLAIESLISSASLSLSTLFSLLNKPRPPLPLPPAPASAPPCWFHRFLSATGATDYDARWAEAFRMSKASFTLLLRLLTPSLGCLSPIPPNYALGAALFRLVHAASYKAVARRFMLDSATACRAFYMVCKAITDKLGNLFEFRTDINRIVVGFGWISLPNCCGVLGLDQFQIEGEALGGNGALLVQALVDSEGRFLDVSAGWPSSMKPEAILHQSKLFSGIEESRELLNGPAFELSAGNSIPQYILGDYCFPLLPWLLTPYAKSDSDNVWNSSEMAFNSVHSRGMELVGMAFGQLRGRWKLLSKRWKEQCLESFPFVIVTCCLLHNFLIKCSEALPEENLEYLGDHQLPSFEGEADENGKRIRDVLAAHLNRVSQRT
- the LOC127794037 gene encoding protein ANTAGONIST OF LIKE HETEROCHROMATIN PROTEIN 1 isoform X1, yielding MAAGGASRNAAANSATKQRTKRRRNPLPDHHHPHDLSQLIPLAASAAAAAHSFLTQHDLHLLPSQTLAIESLISSASLSLSTLFSLLNKPRPPLPLPPAPASAPPCWFHRFLSATGATDYDARWAEAFRMSKASFTLLLRLLTPSLGCLSPIPPNYALGAALFRLVHAASYKAVARRFMLDSATACRAFYMVCKAITDKLGNLFEFRTDINRIVVGFGWISLPNCCGVLGLDQFQIEGEALGGNGALLVQALVDSEGRFLDVSAGWPSSMKPEAILHQSKLFSGIEESRELLNGPAFELSAGNSIPQYILGDYCFPLLPWLLTPYAKSDSDNVWNSSEMAFNSVHSRGMELVGMAFGQLRGRWKLLSKRWKEQCLESFPFVIVTCCLLHNFLIKCSEALPEENLEYLGDHQLPSFEGEADENGKRIRDVLAAHLNRNWEPLTC